From the genome of Streptacidiphilus rugosus AM-16, one region includes:
- a CDS encoding glycosyltransferase family 4 protein — protein sequence MNKTLIVTNDFPPRQGGIQTFVHNMATRLPADRVVVYASTWRDGSEVRRFDAEQPFEVVRDRTTMLLPTPRVTRRATELLRAHGCGSVWFGAAAPLGLMAPALRRAGAERLLGMTHGHEAAWAQLPGSRQLLRRIGAGTDTLTYLGEYTRSRIASAVGPAAASRMVQVPPGVDEKTFHPGSGGAEIRARLGLTDRPVVVCVSRLVKRKGQDTLIRAWPAVLARVPDAVLLVVGGGPYRADLEKLAEATGVAASVRFTGAVPWEELPAHYGAGDVYAMPCRTRRGGLDVEGLGIVYLEASATGLPVVAGDSGGAPDAVREGETGYVVPGHDRGDLAARLVELLGDDALRARMGAAGRQWVEQSWRWDLLADRLESLL from the coding sequence GTGAACAAGACCCTGATCGTCACCAACGACTTCCCCCCGCGCCAGGGCGGCATCCAGACCTTCGTGCACAACATGGCGACGCGGCTGCCCGCCGACCGGGTCGTCGTCTACGCCTCCACCTGGCGCGACGGCAGCGAGGTCCGGCGCTTCGACGCGGAGCAGCCGTTCGAGGTGGTCCGCGACCGCACCACGATGCTGCTGCCGACGCCGCGGGTGACCCGGCGGGCCACGGAGCTGCTGCGGGCACACGGCTGCGGTTCGGTCTGGTTCGGCGCGGCGGCCCCGCTGGGCCTCATGGCGCCGGCGCTGCGCCGCGCGGGCGCGGAGCGGCTGCTCGGCATGACGCACGGCCACGAGGCGGCCTGGGCCCAGCTGCCGGGCTCCCGGCAGCTGCTGCGCAGGATCGGCGCGGGCACCGACACGCTCACCTATCTCGGCGAGTACACCCGCTCCCGGATCGCCTCGGCGGTCGGCCCGGCGGCGGCGTCGCGGATGGTGCAGGTCCCGCCCGGGGTGGACGAGAAGACCTTCCACCCCGGCTCCGGCGGTGCGGAGATCCGGGCCAGGCTGGGGCTGACGGACCGTCCGGTGGTGGTCTGCGTCTCCCGTCTGGTGAAGCGGAAGGGCCAGGACACGTTGATCCGCGCCTGGCCCGCGGTGCTGGCCAGGGTCCCGGACGCGGTGCTGCTCGTCGTCGGCGGCGGCCCCTACCGCGCGGACCTGGAGAAGCTGGCGGAGGCGACCGGCGTCGCCGCCTCGGTCCGCTTCACCGGCGCGGTCCCGTGGGAGGAACTGCCCGCGCACTACGGCGCGGGCGACGTCTACGCGATGCCCTGCCGGACGCGCCGCGGCGGCCTGGACGTCGAGGGCCTCGGCATCGTCTATCTGGAAGCCTCCGCGACCGGCCTCCCCGTCGTCGCCGGCGACTCCGGCGGCGCGCCGGACGCGGTCCGCGAGGGCGAGACGGGCTACGTCGTCCCCGGCCACGACCGCGGCGATCTCGCCGCCCGCCTGGTCGAACTCCTCGGCGACGACGCGCTGCGCGCACGCATGGGCGCGGCCGGCCGCCAGTGGGTCGAACAGTCCTGGCGCTGGGACCTCCTGGCGGACCGCCTGGAGAGCCTCCTGTAG
- a CDS encoding glycosyltransferase family 87 protein codes for MRTFADGDPESRRRRRRPLSAFPAPPTLPAWAGWSSSRLLVLLMVLGVLQLPHMDVTSDVKVIYQGWAEVLRTGTYPMDDVTWQYPPLAAAVIMVPLWLPGSYFTGFLTLVVACDAAVMFLLLRRRQGQGGGPDRWDGARLWAVAVPLLGPTVYCRFDLVVTLFGVVALLALTERPRLAGALANLGALLKVWPVLLLVGVAPGRRGLRAWVSCAVTGIAVCFLVAVSMTGAFSFLDFQQSRGIEIESLGALPFYFASLFLHWHGRTQMHYGSLEFLGPHVHAVSRLMLVLTALALGFLGLWRLRAERWSAATGADAGLAALLLFTVTSRVISPQYLVWLIGVAAVCLSVRGSCQRPVAWLLLAAVPLTTLEFPVMFGDLVNRTPIGAALISVRNLLLLAAAVLACVRLWRSTVGPSAVAAPGRTATVAAPPADLRATAR; via the coding sequence ATGCGGACATTCGCCGACGGCGACCCCGAGAGCCGACGGCGCAGGCGGAGGCCGCTGTCCGCGTTCCCTGCGCCGCCCACGCTCCCGGCCTGGGCCGGTTGGTCGTCCAGTCGGCTGCTGGTGCTGCTCATGGTGCTCGGCGTGCTCCAGCTGCCGCACATGGACGTCACCAGCGACGTCAAGGTGATCTACCAGGGCTGGGCGGAGGTGCTGCGCACCGGCACCTACCCGATGGACGACGTGACCTGGCAGTACCCGCCGCTGGCGGCAGCCGTGATCATGGTTCCGCTGTGGCTGCCAGGCTCGTACTTCACCGGGTTCCTCACCCTCGTGGTGGCCTGCGACGCGGCCGTGATGTTCCTGCTGCTGCGCCGCCGGCAGGGCCAGGGGGGCGGGCCGGACCGGTGGGACGGGGCGCGGCTGTGGGCTGTCGCCGTGCCGCTGCTGGGTCCGACCGTCTACTGCCGGTTCGACCTGGTGGTCACGCTGTTCGGCGTCGTCGCGCTGCTCGCGCTGACGGAGCGGCCGCGGCTGGCCGGGGCGCTGGCCAACCTCGGCGCGCTGCTGAAGGTGTGGCCGGTGCTGCTGCTGGTCGGCGTGGCACCGGGGCGCCGGGGCCTGCGGGCCTGGGTCTCCTGCGCGGTGACCGGGATCGCGGTCTGCTTCCTCGTCGCGGTGTCGATGACCGGTGCTTTCTCCTTCCTCGACTTCCAGCAGAGCCGGGGCATCGAGATCGAGTCGCTGGGCGCGCTGCCCTTCTACTTCGCCTCGCTCTTCCTGCACTGGCACGGCCGAACCCAGATGCACTACGGCTCGCTGGAGTTCCTCGGACCGCACGTGCACGCGGTGAGCCGGCTGATGCTCGTGCTCACCGCGCTGGCGCTCGGGTTCCTGGGGCTGTGGCGGCTGCGGGCCGAGCGCTGGAGCGCCGCCACGGGGGCCGACGCCGGGCTCGCGGCACTGCTGCTGTTCACCGTGACCAGCAGGGTGATCAGCCCTCAGTACCTGGTCTGGCTGATCGGCGTGGCGGCCGTCTGCCTCTCGGTGCGGGGCAGCTGCCAGCGACCGGTGGCCTGGCTGCTGCTCGCGGCGGTCCCGCTGACGACGCTCGAGTTCCCGGTGATGTTCGGCGATCTGGTCAACCGGACCCCGATCGGCGCCGCGCTGATCTCCGTCAGAAACCTGCTGCTGCTGGCGGCGGCCGTCCTGGCCTGCGTCCGGCTCTGGCGCTCGACGGTCGGGCCGTCGGCCGTGGCCGCACCGGGGCGGACGGCTACGGTCGCAGCGCCGCCAGCAGATCTGCGCGCCACAGCGCGGTGA
- a CDS encoding C40 family peptidase, with the protein MQVASHRRGKPVGPSVLSRAAITVAAATAAMLTASGGADALPGPSGGGAGPGAGSGSPEDVRRQVDALYAQAEAAGQRADSAQEQERALLHKAALLQQELAEEQERANVLADRLGAMASAEYQRGGGMDPVVQLLFSAHPGDYLSRAASLAEADSRTGDELERLHAVERELQQGRVEALQQYAELEQLRRSIAAGKAEAQRRLGRAQALLGTLTAGQRDQLQQQEDAAAQLAAQAAGAALPPGEGPASAGAALALAAARSAVGMPYVYGATGPGAFDCSGLMYWAWRHGGVALPRTSQEQAFAGRRVPLSEARPGDLVIYYGDMHHVGMYAGNGMIIHAPYPGARVRYESVRDMPAVAVVRV; encoded by the coding sequence GTGCAGGTGGCGTCCCATCGACGAGGCAAGCCCGTCGGCCCGTCCGTGCTGTCACGAGCGGCGATCACCGTCGCCGCGGCGACGGCGGCGATGCTGACGGCGTCCGGCGGGGCCGACGCGCTGCCGGGTCCGTCCGGCGGCGGGGCGGGTCCGGGAGCGGGGTCCGGCAGCCCGGAGGACGTGCGCAGGCAGGTCGACGCGCTGTACGCGCAGGCCGAGGCCGCGGGGCAGCGGGCCGACAGCGCGCAGGAGCAGGAGCGCGCGCTGCTGCACAAGGCCGCCCTGCTGCAGCAGGAGCTCGCCGAGGAGCAGGAGCGCGCCAACGTCCTCGCGGACCGGCTCGGCGCGATGGCCAGCGCCGAGTACCAGCGCGGCGGCGGCATGGACCCGGTGGTGCAGCTGCTGTTCAGCGCCCACCCGGGGGACTACCTCAGTCGCGCGGCCTCACTGGCGGAGGCGGACTCCAGGACCGGCGACGAGCTGGAGCGGCTGCACGCGGTCGAACGCGAACTCCAGCAGGGCCGGGTCGAGGCCCTGCAGCAGTACGCGGAGCTGGAGCAGCTGCGGCGCTCGATCGCGGCCGGCAAGGCGGAGGCGCAGCGCCGGCTGGGCCGGGCCCAGGCGCTGCTCGGCACCCTGACGGCCGGTCAGCGGGACCAGCTGCAGCAGCAGGAGGACGCCGCCGCGCAGCTGGCCGCCCAGGCCGCCGGGGCGGCGCTGCCGCCCGGCGAGGGGCCGGCCAGTGCGGGCGCCGCGCTGGCGCTCGCGGCGGCGCGCAGCGCGGTGGGCATGCCGTACGTCTACGGAGCGACCGGTCCGGGCGCGTTCGACTGCTCGGGTCTGATGTACTGGGCCTGGCGGCACGGCGGGGTCGCGCTGCCGCGCACGTCGCAGGAGCAGGCCTTCGCCGGGCGTCGTGTTCCGCTGTCCGAGGCCCGTCCGGGGGATCTGGTGATCTACTACGGTGATATGCACCATGTCGGCATGTATGCCGGGAACGGCATGATCATCCACGCTCCGTACCCGGGTGCCCGGGTCCGCTACGAGAGCGTCCGCGACATGCCCGCCGTCGCGGTGGTCCGCGTCTGA
- the purN gene encoding phosphoribosylglycinamide formyltransferase has protein sequence MSFDVAVLASHTGTNLRALTAAGRRPTSAFGVTLVISNNSGSGALAHARAQGIPCLHLSGRTHPDSDVLDRTMLAALREHGIDLVVTAGYMKKLGPAVLDAYAGRIVNVHPALLPRHGGPGMYGIRVHEAVLASGDTVSGATVHHVTAQYDEGPAIAQQQVPVLPDDTPETLAARVLRVEHRLLPDTVQALARAHAN, from the coding sequence ATGTCCTTCGACGTCGCCGTCCTCGCCTCGCACACCGGGACCAACCTGCGGGCCCTCACCGCCGCCGGACGACGGCCCACGAGCGCCTTCGGCGTCACCCTGGTCATCAGCAACAACAGCGGTTCGGGCGCGCTGGCCCACGCCCGCGCACAGGGGATCCCCTGCCTCCACCTGTCCGGCCGCACCCACCCGGACTCGGACGTCCTCGACCGGACCATGCTCGCCGCGCTGCGGGAGCACGGCATCGACCTGGTCGTCACCGCCGGATACATGAAGAAGCTCGGCCCGGCGGTCCTCGACGCCTATGCGGGCCGCATCGTCAACGTCCACCCTGCGCTCCTGCCGCGTCACGGCGGACCGGGTATGTACGGCATCCGCGTCCACGAGGCGGTCCTGGCGAGCGGCGACACCGTCTCCGGCGCCACGGTCCACCACGTCACCGCACAATACGACGAGGGCCCCGCCATCGCGCAGCAGCAGGTCCCCGTCCTGCCCGACGACACTCCCGAAACGCTCGCCGCACGCGTCCTGCGGGTCGAGCACCGGCTCCTGCCGGACACCGTCCAGGCCCTCGCGCGGGCTCACGCGAACTGA
- a CDS encoding C40 family peptidase translates to MASHRRPKSPSRARISVLTAAAATAVAVSAQSAQAAPKPTTAQLQAQLQQLNTESDQAIQKFDAAQAKLKTQQAAVNTLQDQIARSQSTVNSRLDALGEVASQQYASGAVDSTVQLLLSSTPDEYLAQASSLGQITDNQASEIKSLQAEQGKLDAEKAQAEQTLQQIQATNQQLAANKAEVQKKIAQTQALLDSMTAAQKAALAKSTGSGAASRDTGSTSRPNLGSAKPGSSIEAAAFAAAQTRLGMPYVWGATGPTSFDCSGLVQWSYAQAGYSIGRSTYDQINYGTPVASVSDLQVGDLIFFNGNSHVGIYAGNGMVLHAPHTGTVVKYEQLSYIGSIYAMRHI, encoded by the coding sequence GTGGCGTCCCATCGTCGTCCCAAGTCTCCCAGTCGGGCGCGCATCTCCGTGCTGACCGCCGCCGCCGCCACCGCCGTCGCGGTGTCCGCCCAGAGCGCGCAGGCCGCGCCGAAGCCGACGACGGCCCAGCTCCAGGCCCAGCTCCAGCAGCTGAACACCGAGTCGGACCAGGCGATCCAGAAGTTCGATGCCGCCCAGGCCAAGCTGAAGACCCAGCAGGCCGCGGTCAACACCCTGCAGGACCAGATCGCTCGCTCCCAGTCGACGGTCAACAGCAGGCTCGACGCCCTCGGTGAGGTCGCCAGCCAGCAGTACGCCTCCGGCGCCGTCGACTCGACGGTGCAGCTCCTGCTCTCGTCGACGCCCGACGAGTACCTGGCCCAGGCCTCCTCGCTCGGTCAGATCACCGACAACCAGGCGAGCGAGATCAAGTCGCTGCAGGCCGAGCAGGGCAAGCTGGACGCGGAGAAGGCCCAGGCCGAGCAGACGCTCCAGCAGATCCAGGCCACCAACCAGCAGCTGGCCGCCAACAAGGCCGAGGTCCAGAAGAAGATCGCGCAGACGCAGGCGCTGCTCGACTCGATGACCGCCGCGCAGAAGGCCGCCCTCGCCAAGAGCACGGGCAGCGGCGCCGCGAGCCGTGACACCGGCTCCACCAGCCGTCCCAACCTCGGCAGCGCCAAGCCCGGCAGCAGCATCGAGGCCGCCGCCTTCGCCGCCGCGCAGACCCGTCTGGGCATGCCCTACGTCTGGGGCGCGACCGGTCCGACCTCGTTCGACTGCTCCGGTCTGGTGCAGTGGTCCTACGCGCAGGCCGGCTACTCGATCGGTCGCAGCACCTACGACCAGATCAACTACGGCACCCCGGTCGCCTCGGTGTCCGACCTGCAGGTGGGCGACCTGATCTTCTTCAACGGCAACTCGCACGTCGGCATCTACGCCGGCAACGGCATGGTGCTGCACGCCCCGCACACCGGCACCGTCGTCAAGTACGAGCAGCTGAGCTACATCGGCTCGATCTACGCGATGCGCCACATCTGA
- a CDS encoding C40 family peptidase, with protein MASHRRPRQVSRARVSVLTAAAATVVAISAQTAAQAAPTISTKDAKTQVDADRKAASDITEQYNTAHSQQQALQARVAILQDEIARQQAQMNGELANLGQIANAQYSTGEVDPTLQLMLSSDPSTFLQKAASQSELTANQTGALEQLVAQEATLNREKAQAAAELAQEQTLLQQMSSQKSAALAKLKHAQSVLDALTPSQRATVGGGYGSTPSGGSYNGTIDLTGISAAAHTAMEAAMSRIGKSPYLWGGSTPAGFDCSGLVMWAYAQAGVSLPHSSQADESVGTAVPSLADAKPGDIIVMEHGNHVGLYAGNNMLLNAPEYGYDVSVQPMSYFGGIVAIRRI; from the coding sequence GTGGCTTCTCACCGCCGTCCTCGCCAGGTCAGCCGTGCCCGTGTCTCCGTGCTGACCGCGGCAGCGGCGACCGTCGTGGCCATATCGGCGCAGACGGCCGCGCAGGCGGCCCCGACGATCTCGACCAAGGATGCCAAGACCCAGGTCGACGCCGACCGCAAGGCGGCCTCGGACATCACCGAGCAGTACAACACCGCGCACAGCCAGCAGCAGGCCCTGCAGGCGCGGGTGGCGATCCTGCAGGACGAGATAGCCCGGCAGCAGGCGCAGATGAACGGCGAGCTGGCCAACCTCGGGCAGATCGCCAACGCGCAGTACTCCACCGGCGAGGTGGACCCGACGCTCCAGCTGATGCTCTCCAGCGACCCGTCGACCTTCCTGCAGAAGGCCGCCTCGCAGAGCGAGCTCACCGCCAACCAGACCGGGGCACTGGAGCAGCTGGTCGCCCAGGAGGCCACCCTCAATCGGGAGAAGGCGCAGGCGGCGGCGGAGCTGGCGCAGGAGCAGACGCTGCTGCAGCAGATGAGCTCGCAGAAGTCCGCGGCGCTCGCCAAGCTCAAGCACGCGCAGTCGGTCCTCGACGCGCTCACCCCGTCCCAGCGCGCCACCGTGGGTGGCGGCTACGGTTCGACGCCCTCCGGCGGCAGCTACAACGGCACCATCGACCTGACCGGCATCTCCGCGGCCGCGCACACGGCGATGGAGGCGGCCATGAGCCGCATCGGCAAGTCGCCCTACCTCTGGGGCGGTTCCACCCCGGCCGGCTTCGACTGCTCGGGCCTGGTGATGTGGGCCTACGCCCAGGCGGGCGTCTCGCTGCCGCACTCCTCCCAGGCGGACGAGTCGGTCGGCACCGCGGTGCCGAGCCTGGCCGACGCCAAGCCCGGCGACATCATCGTGATGGAGCACGGCAACCACGTCGGCCTCTACGCCGGCAACAACATGCTGCTGAACGCCCCGGAGTACGGCTACGACGTGTCGGTCCAGCCGATGTCCTACTTCGGCGGCATTGTGGCGATCCGTCGGATCTGA
- a CDS encoding NYN domain-containing protein, protein MPEPPAPPAPPAPPAAPEFPAAPEASAGETLERPLPEGVRKRVVGIAADGLSGLTPAELPVRLRPYVKFTREARVKRGATAIAAALETEPAFRARIAERVRQGQPDLVAALEAGAVPAAADPQDVAAAAYLLRTAGWARIVGEVGEEVERAEHEGHAAESARLAEKLQSELAELRAVVRADAERAKVELESAKKEGDSLRRQLRSLAADTKRAEAATRKANAELDALRATGATERGAQDSEVRRLKHRVAELEAALEASKRAAREGRSAEEMRLRLLLDTVVQGAQGLQRELGLAPLSGRPADSVEAVSPVAASPHDVARRAIEGDDPALLEQLLQLPQVHLLVDGYNVTKTGWPDMPLDRQRQQLLRGLGLVAVQTGAEVTCVFDGQDLDGPIPMAPPPRGVRVLFSRTGETADELIRRLVRAEPEGRPVVVVSTDREVADGVRKSGARPVPSTMLLRRLVRT, encoded by the coding sequence CTGCCCGAGCCGCCCGCGCCTCCCGCCCCGCCCGCGCCTCCTGCTGCGCCCGAGTTCCCCGCCGCGCCCGAGGCCTCGGCCGGCGAGACGCTGGAGCGGCCGCTGCCGGAGGGCGTGCGCAAGCGCGTCGTCGGCATCGCCGCCGACGGCCTCAGCGGCCTGACCCCGGCCGAACTGCCGGTCAGGCTCCGGCCGTACGTCAAGTTCACCCGTGAGGCCAGGGTCAAGCGCGGGGCGACCGCCATCGCCGCCGCGCTGGAGACCGAGCCCGCCTTCCGAGCCCGGATCGCCGAGCGGGTGCGTCAGGGCCAGCCGGACCTGGTGGCCGCGCTGGAGGCGGGGGCCGTTCCCGCCGCCGCCGATCCGCAGGACGTCGCCGCCGCCGCGTACCTGCTGCGCACCGCGGGCTGGGCCAGGATCGTCGGCGAGGTCGGCGAGGAGGTGGAGCGCGCCGAGCACGAGGGGCACGCCGCCGAGTCGGCCCGACTGGCCGAGAAGCTCCAGAGCGAGCTGGCCGAACTGCGCGCGGTCGTGCGGGCGGACGCGGAGCGGGCCAAGGTCGAGCTGGAGAGCGCGAAGAAGGAGGGCGACAGCCTCCGTCGCCAGCTGCGTTCGCTGGCCGCCGACACCAAGCGGGCCGAGGCGGCGACCAGGAAGGCCAACGCGGAGCTCGACGCGCTGCGGGCGACCGGCGCGACCGAGCGCGGCGCGCAGGACAGCGAGGTGCGCCGACTCAAGCACCGTGTCGCCGAGTTGGAGGCCGCGCTGGAGGCCTCCAAGCGGGCCGCGCGGGAGGGCCGTTCCGCCGAGGAGATGCGGCTGCGGCTCCTGCTGGACACGGTCGTGCAGGGCGCGCAGGGGCTCCAGCGCGAGCTCGGCCTCGCGCCGCTCAGCGGTCGTCCGGCCGACTCGGTCGAGGCGGTCTCGCCGGTGGCCGCGTCCCCGCACGACGTCGCCCGCCGCGCGATCGAGGGCGACGACCCGGCGCTGCTCGAGCAGCTGCTCCAACTGCCGCAGGTGCACCTGCTGGTGGACGGCTACAACGTGACCAAGACCGGCTGGCCGGACATGCCGCTGGACCGCCAGCGTCAGCAACTGCTGCGCGGGCTCGGCCTGGTGGCGGTGCAGACCGGCGCCGAGGTGACCTGCGTCTTCGACGGCCAGGACCTGGACGGCCCGATCCCGATGGCGCCGCCGCCGCGCGGGGTCAGGGTGCTGTTCAGCCGGACCGGGGAGACGGCGGACGAGCTGATCCGTCGCCTGGTCCGAGCCGAGCCCGAGGGCCGGCCCGTCGTGGTGGTCTCCACGGACCGCGAAGTCGCGGACGGAGTACGCAAATCGGGCGCAAGGCCCGTTCCGTCCACGATGCTTCTCCGCCGCCTGGTCCGCACCTGA
- a CDS encoding rhomboid family intramembrane serine protease, with product MVSLAIPESVPRPVPYLPVATYALIVLCVVVFLVGPVSGLDPFYGSGAARACAQTAYYHRWGVIPAELLHNAARPLHLPPRCPADNGLPKIPALSVLTAMFVHGGWVHLAGNMLFLYVFGAMVEERVGPLAYLLLYIALGYLATYGYALVEAGSPGATQTLVGASGAIAGILGAYLCLYPRARITSLIPLLLFLPLRFPAWLVLGFWVAVQWLSVRATDPAVPGVAYAAHLIGFTGGLAFTWLLFRYRARRPGGLGLTAALSRLRRR from the coding sequence ATGGTGAGCCTGGCAATTCCGGAAAGCGTTCCCCGCCCCGTGCCGTACCTGCCGGTGGCGACCTACGCGCTGATCGTGCTGTGCGTGGTCGTCTTCCTGGTCGGCCCGGTCTCCGGCCTGGACCCTTTCTACGGCTCCGGCGCCGCCCGCGCCTGCGCCCAGACCGCCTACTACCACCGCTGGGGCGTCATCCCCGCGGAGCTGCTGCACAACGCGGCCCGCCCGCTGCACCTGCCGCCCCGCTGCCCGGCGGACAACGGGCTGCCCAAGATCCCGGCGCTGTCGGTGCTGACCGCGATGTTCGTCCACGGCGGCTGGGTGCACCTGGCCGGCAACATGCTCTTCCTCTACGTCTTCGGCGCGATGGTGGAGGAGCGCGTCGGCCCGCTGGCCTACCTGCTCCTCTACATCGCCCTCGGATACCTGGCGACCTACGGCTACGCGCTCGTCGAGGCGGGCAGCCCCGGCGCGACGCAGACGCTGGTGGGGGCGTCGGGGGCGATCGCCGGCATCCTCGGCGCGTATCTCTGCCTGTATCCGCGGGCCAGGATCACCAGCCTGATCCCCCTGCTGCTCTTCCTGCCGCTGCGCTTCCCCGCCTGGCTGGTGCTCGGGTTCTGGGTCGCGGTGCAGTGGCTCTCGGTCCGGGCCACCGACCCCGCCGTGCCCGGCGTCGCCTACGCGGCCCACCTGATCGGCTTCACCGGCGGCCTCGCCTTCACCTGGCTGCTCTTCCGCTACCGCGCCCGCCGCCCCGGCGGCCTCGGCCTCACCGCCGCCCTCTCCCGCCTGCGACGGCGCTAG
- a CDS encoding Lrp/AsnC family transcriptional regulator, with amino-acid sequence MITAIVLVKASVDQIPEIAESIAALANVTEVYSVTGGWDLIAMVRVRAHEELAEVIPGQLNKVPGVAHTETHVAFRTYSSHDLDAAFAIGLDD; translated from the coding sequence GTGATCACCGCCATCGTGCTCGTCAAGGCCAGCGTCGACCAGATCCCGGAGATCGCCGAGAGCATCGCCGCGCTCGCCAACGTCACCGAGGTCTACTCGGTCACCGGCGGCTGGGACCTCATCGCGATGGTGCGGGTCCGCGCCCACGAGGAGCTGGCCGAGGTGATCCCCGGCCAGCTGAACAAGGTGCCCGGCGTCGCCCACACCGAGACCCACGTGGCCTTCCGCACCTACTCCAGCCACGACCTCGACGCCGCGTTCGCCATCGGCCTGGACGACTGA
- a CDS encoding aminotransferase class V-fold PLP-dependent enzyme translates to MSVVARNVEVCQPLSVLGRDVEVPLVSGEKVTYAALDYAASAPALQRVWDDVAAYAPYYGSVHRGAGYLSQLSTDLFEQSRAAVADFLDLREGDQVVFTRATTDSLNLLASALPAGTRVFAFETEHHASLLPWPGRGLEVTYLRAPRSPEQAVAALDAALAAAGEGPKLFCVTGASNVTGEIWPVAELAEVSHRHGARIVLDAAQLAPHHAVSVRELDVDWVAFSGHKLYAPFGAGVLAGRADWLDAADPYLAGGGASRTVAREADGSVAVDWHQGPARHEAGSPNVIGAYAVASACRALTEAGFEALQAREQQLVERLREGLAGIPQVRVLTLFGEDHPRVGVLSFVVQGWNSSHFSAALSAEYGIGVRDGLFCAHPLVRTLLGGEEAAPSECGAPEASLPGERSLNAIRVSFGAGTPDEHVDRFLAAVRELVSEGAQWSYRTEGGRCVPDTRR, encoded by the coding sequence ATGTCTGTCGTCGCCCGTAATGTCGAGGTTTGTCAGCCCCTGTCCGTCCTCGGCCGGGACGTCGAGGTGCCGCTGGTCTCCGGTGAGAAGGTCACCTACGCCGCGCTCGACTATGCCGCCAGCGCGCCCGCGCTCCAGCGGGTGTGGGACGACGTCGCCGCCTACGCGCCCTACTACGGCAGCGTCCACCGCGGGGCCGGGTACCTGTCGCAGCTGTCGACCGACCTGTTCGAGCAGAGCCGCGCCGCGGTCGCCGACTTCCTGGACCTGCGCGAGGGCGACCAGGTCGTCTTCACCCGGGCCACCACCGACTCGCTCAATCTGCTCGCCTCGGCGCTGCCCGCGGGGACCCGGGTCTTCGCCTTCGAGACCGAGCACCACGCGTCCCTGCTGCCCTGGCCCGGCCGTGGCCTCGAGGTCACCTACCTGCGCGCGCCGCGCTCGCCCGAGCAGGCCGTCGCCGCACTGGACGCCGCGCTCGCCGCCGCAGGGGAGGGGCCCAAGCTCTTCTGCGTCACCGGGGCCTCGAACGTGACCGGCGAGATCTGGCCGGTCGCCGAGCTCGCCGAGGTCTCGCACCGGCACGGCGCGCGGATCGTGCTCGACGCCGCGCAGCTGGCGCCGCACCACGCGGTGTCCGTGCGCGAGCTGGACGTGGACTGGGTGGCGTTCTCCGGTCACAAGCTCTACGCGCCGTTCGGCGCGGGCGTGCTGGCCGGGCGCGCCGACTGGCTGGACGCGGCCGACCCCTACCTCGCGGGCGGCGGCGCCAGCCGGACCGTGGCGCGGGAGGCGGACGGCTCCGTCGCCGTCGACTGGCACCAGGGGCCGGCCCGGCACGAGGCCGGCTCGCCGAACGTGATCGGCGCCTACGCCGTCGCCTCCGCCTGCCGGGCTCTGACGGAGGCGGGCTTCGAGGCGCTGCAGGCGCGCGAGCAGCAGCTGGTCGAGCGGCTGCGCGAGGGGCTGGCGGGGATCCCGCAGGTGCGGGTGCTGACGCTGTTCGGCGAGGACCACCCGCGCGTCGGCGTGCTCTCCTTCGTCGTGCAGGGCTGGAACAGCTCGCACTTCTCCGCCGCACTGTCGGCCGAGTACGGCATCGGTGTGCGCGACGGCCTGTTCTGCGCGCACCCGCTGGTCCGCACCCTGCTGGGCGGCGAGGAGGCGGCGCCGTCCGAGTGCGGCGCGCCGGAGGCGTCGCTGCCGGGGGAGCGCAGCCTGAACGCGATCCGGGTCAGCTTCGGCGCGGGGACGCCGGACGAGCACGTCGACCGCTTCCTGGCCGCGGTGCGTGAGCTGGTCAGCGAGGGCGCGCAGTGGTCCTACCGGACCGAGGGCGGCCGCTGCGTCCCTGACACCCGCCGCTGA